The genomic segment GTTTTGTTGATCCTTCGGTTTAAGTCCAGTAAAATTTGAAACCAATGCCTCTGCGGCCTCAAAAGCGGTTTTCAAATCAGCATTAACTAGTACGCTGTCAAATTCATTCTCATACTTTAATTCCGAAACGGCTTTATTCAATCTCACCTCTAGTTGCAATGCTGTCTCGGTCGAACGATTGTATAAACGCTCCTTCAACACTTCAATGGAAGCTGGTTTTACAAAAACAGATAAGGCCTTTTCCCCATATTGTTTTTTTATGTTCAAGCCCCCTTCTACATCTATATCAAAAAGTACATGTTTTCCCATGTCCCACAACCTATCTATTTCCGATTTTAAGGTGCCGTAGAAACTACCCGGATATACTTCTTCGTGTTCTACAAATTCACTGTTGTGGACTTTTTCTTTAAATAAATCTATATCCAAAAAGTAATAATCCCTTCCATCAATTTCTCCAATCCGTCTTTGCCTCGTGCACGCCGAAACCGAAAAAGCCAAGCCATCGAACTTATTAAGTAAGTGCTTGACAATAGTAGTTTTACCGCTACCTGAAGGTGCTGAAAAAATAATAAGTTTTCCTCCTTTTTTCATTTTTGTGAAGGCAAAGATAAACCCTCAAGTATGTATCAACAATTTATTAACGACTCCTATTTGCCCAAAAACTTACATATTAGTTTTGTTCTCAATTAAATAGCTCTATTTCAGACACAAATAAACCTAAAAAAATAGTCAAGATGATTGTTTGTGCTTTATATTTGCCCCCCTTATTTTAAACCTAGAAAAGGTGGTTAAAGAATCTAAATATAACAAAGAGCAATACACAGAATGGTTCAACGCAATGTTGTTGATGAGGCGTTTTGAAGAAAAATCTGCTCAGTTGTATGGCCAACAAAAGATTAAAGGTTTTTGTCATTTATATATTGGCCAAGAGGCAGTTGTAGCTGGCACTATGAGTGCAATTCAAAAAGACGACCGCATCATTACCGCCTATCGAGACCATGCCCATGCATTGGGTTGTGGTATTAGTGCAAATGCTGTAATGGCAGAGCTTTATGGAAAATCTACAGGATGCTCAAAAGGCAAAGGTGGTTCCATGCACTTGTTTAGCAAAGAACATAATTTTTTTGGCGGGCACGGTATCGTTGGTGGGCAAATACCCCTCGGTGCTGGTATGGCCTTAGCCGACCAATATCGTGGAGGCAAGCAAATAACAATTTGTTATATGGGCGATGGGGCCGTGCGTCAAGGAGCTTTACACGAAACTTTTAATATGGCAATGCTCTGGAAATTACCTGTTATTTTTGTTTGCGAAAATAATGGTTACGCTATGGGCACATCTGTTGAACGCACAACAAATATGTTGGAGATTTATAAAATTGGACTCGGCTACGACATGCCTTCAAAATTAGTAAATGGCATGGCGGTAGAAACTGTTCACGAGGCTATAGTCGATGCCGCTAAACATTGCAGAGACGGCAAAGGGCCTGTTTTTCTTGAAATAAAAACCTATCGGTACAAGGGTCATAGTATGAGCGACCCCGCAAAATATCGTACTAAAGAAGAAGTTGAAGGATTCAAACAACAAGACCCGCTTGAAGCAGTGAGGGCTGTTTTGATGTCGAATAAATATCTATCAGAAAAGGAAATTGAAGAAATTGAAACCCGAATTGAAAAGGAGGTAAGTGATAGTGTGGAATTTGCCGAGAACTCGCCATACCCCGATCATGCCGATATATATTCAGACGTGTATGTAGAAAACGATTATCCTTTTATCATACAATAAAAAACATAAAGTATATTATAATATCTATTTAAAATGGAGCAAAACGAAACAACAGAATTCAACCAAGAAAATGTGGATGCATCATCCAAAATGCATAAGAAAAAATTTCATTGGGGTAACTTTTTCATGAACAATAAAAAGGGCCTAACCATTGGCGTTAGTGCTATTGTACTTCTTTTGGGCTGCTACTTGGGCTATAAATATTTTATTGTAGAACCAGGCCAAGAAGAAGCAAATAACAAAGCCTATAAAGCTGAGGACATGATGGATTTTGACGATTCGCTTATGTATGCCATGAACGGAGACGCTAAAATGGGAATTACCGGTTTAAAAGAAATCGCCGATGATTATGGCTATACAAAAGCTGGTAAACGTGCCGCATTAAGGATTGGAAAAATACTTTTGGAGCAAGGTAAAACTGATGAAGCCATTGAATACTTGGAAAAATTTGACCTTGGCGACAAAGTTGCACAAACCCACGCCCTTGGTAATTTAGGACAAGCCTATTCCGATAAAAAGGAGTATGAAAAAGCCGCAAGCTATTTTCAAAAAGCCGCCGATCATGCTAAACTCATAAACATCTCTGCCCGTTATCAAAAATTAGCAGGCTTGGCTTATGAAGAATTAAAAGAATACGAAAAAGCCGCCGACTGTTATCAAAAAGTTCAAAAAGAATATTTCAATAGCGACCAAGCACGAGATATTGAAAAATATATAGAACGTGCCAAGGGACTTGCAAAAACTAAAAAATAATTGATTATATATTCAAAAAAACCCTTGGCTTATTAGATATTTGCCAAGGGTTTTTTTATTTTAAATCCAACCACATGACACAAGCTCCATCAGAAGATTATAAAACACTACAGGTTATCAATGCAGATGATATTCTTATTGGTATTGTCATTGCTCAATGGAATGCTCACATTACCGAAAAGTTACTGCATGGTGCTATAGAAGTATTGGATTATTATAATATCCAGTTTGTGCAAATACAAGTACCCGGTAGTTTTGAATTGCCTTTGGCTGCACAAAAATTAGCTCAACGCAACGACATCAATGCCGTTATTTGCCTAGGGTGCGTAGTTCAAGGTGATACAAAACATTTTGATTATGTTTGCCAAGCATCTGCTCAAGGAATATTAGAAGTAGGTCTTAAGTATAATAAACCTGTTATATTTGGATTGCTCACTACAAATGACGAACAACAAGCACTCGACCGTGCAGGAGGAGTGTTGGGCAATAAAGGAATAGAGGCAGCTATTACGGCAATTAAAATGATAGCTATTTTATGAATATAGTTTTTTATGGCACCCCGCAGTTTGCTGTTCCCTCATTGAAAGCCATAGTTAAAGCGGGCTTTAAAGTAAAGGCTGTTGTTACCATGCCCGATAAACTTGCAGGCAGAGGGATGAAACCAACACCTTCTGCTGTAAAACTTGCAGCTACCGAATTGGGCATACCTGTGTTGCAGCCTGAAAAAATGAAATCTCCTGAGTTTATGCAGCAATTAAAAAACATAAACCCCGATATACAAATAGTTATTGCCTTTAGAATGATGCCAGAAATGGTTTGGAATTTTCCACCAAAAGGTACTTTTAATTTGCATGCCTCCATGTTGCCGCAATATCGAGGAGCAGCCCCCATCAATCGAGCTATAATGAATGGTGAAATAAGCACAGGGCTAAGTACTTTTTTTTTAAAACATGAAATTGACACCGGCAATATTATTATACAAAAGGAAATGCCCATATACCACGACGAAACATTTGGTAAATTGCACGATAGAATGATGATGGAAGGTGCGGATCTTGTAGTGCAAAGTGTAAAACTTATTGAAAAAGGCGACCTTGAATTACAACCTCAAATAGAAACGCTCGAGTTAAAACATGCACCAAAAATATTTAAGTCGGATTGCGAAATAAAGTGGTCGTCCAACTGTGAAGAAATATATAATAAAATAAGAGGGTTAAGCCCTTTCCCTGCTGCTTATACTACCATTAATGGTGAACCATTTAAAATATATTTTGCTAATTTTGAAATAAACAAACAGCATGGATTGCCGGGCGAAATTATTATAGAAAAACACCTCATGAAGATAACCTGTAACAATGGTTTTATATGTCCGACAGAGGTGCAATTGGCAGGAAAAAAAAGAATGGCAGTTATGGACTATGTGAATGGTTTAAAAGGTCAAAGCTCAATGTTAGCTGGTTCTTGAGTGGGTTTATTGTTAGGCAGCCTCCACTTCTGCATTGATTTTCTGTGATAATAAATGGCAAACAATAGCAATATAATTGAGGCGATAAATGCACCCACAAAGCTAAACATGGAAAATAACAAGGTGCCTATAATAGGTGCTAGTAAACCTCTAATTCCAGTAAGCGAACAATGAATTGCTTGATACGTGGCCACTTGGTCATTCGGTGCAAAATAACTGCTCCCTATTCCCCACAAAATAGTCATACTACTTTGAAAAAAGCCATATGCCAAATATGCCAAGGCTAAAAATACAAATATCCGAATGCTATTCATAGGGATTGTTTGATGAAAGAAATATGCTCCTATCATCAATACAAAAAACAAAGCACATATAATAAAACTCATATTGCCAAACTTTCTAGGATCTTTCCGGTCCAGTATCAATCCAAATAGCGGGAATGTCAGTATAGCTAATACCAAAGCTATTCCTTTGTATCCAGCCACTTCACTATAATTCAAATCATATTCGTCATTCAAAAATTTTGCGACCACGCCCAAGTTCATCAAAAAGGCGACGCCATATATCATCATACCAATTTGAAAATCCCTAAAGGGTTTATTCTCTGTGAGTATTTTAATCGATTTATCCAAAGTATTGCCCCACGATTCAAATAAACTAATATCATCATAATACTTTTGCTCTGTTTCGTTTCTTATTTTTGATATGAGATAAATGGAAAATAATCCCAGTACTCCCAATACTGGATAAACATAAGCAAACGACGTGGGAACCTCGTCCAAAAGCCAGCCAAACAATAAACTTGATACCAGTTGTGTAAACAAATTAATAGACCAGGAATAACTATATAATTTACCTAATTTGTCAGGACTATAATTTAGCTTGAGTAAGTGATTAATTAGTGGAATAGTAAATGGCGATGCAAAATAAAAAAGGAGAAACACCATCAAAAAAACATTCTGAACCCAGTCACTTTGCAATTGATCCTGGGGAAGAATAGGGAAGAAAATAAATAATAGTAAGGGTATCCTTGTAAATAACCCTATTCGCGAGAGCAATCTTTTTTTATTGACCACCTTCTCGTAAAACTGGGTGAAGAATATACTAAATGGCAGTACCAAAACTCCCAACTGAAACAGTAAACTAATCTTAAATAAATCAGGATGGAAGTTTTTTTGAAACACAAATTCATTTAAGGTAAAACTACCCAATATAAGCCCATCCAAAAGGCTATACACCGTATGCAATAAAAAGGTACGCCTTTCATTTTCGCTTAGGTCGGTGTATACATTAAGTATACTGTTCATATAGTTTGGCTTCACCAGAAAAGGTTATAACATTTGAGCAAAAAAAAAGCGGACTAAAGCCCGCTTTTAAATATTATTAAATAAAATTAAGCTTTATATATTTTTATTCTTACTTCAAATCCTGATCCACCGCCATTCACTTTACGTATTTCGAGTTCAATTGTTTTTCCAGATGGAAGAGCATCCCAGTCAGAGAATGAATCACGCTTTTTCTCATCTATATTTGTTTCACCTCCATTTGCATTTTGGGGTTGTTTGCTTTCGCTAAAGAAAACCGTTTTTAGGTGTTCTCCAATATTGTCATAGCCCCATGACTGCATGCCAGCAGTACAGCCTTGCAATTTGGTTTTAAGGTCGCTGAATTTAGCTTTAGCAGCATCTTCGCTAACACCACTAACCATAGTGGCTATATACCATCCACTATTTTCTTCTATTACACACGATTTAGCACCTGCTATGTTTTGTGTTGCAGTCCATTGGCCATCGTATTGGGCACCAGAAAACTTGCCTTTCATGGCTTCAAACCCTGTACTGGAAGCATCAACAACAGCAGTAACGTTACCGCAAAGGTCTTGTGCCGTAGTTACGCCATAAGCGAACAAAAGAGCGGCAAATAATGATAATTTTTTCATGACAGATTTATTTACTTTTTTGCAAAATAAAGATACTTTTCCCGTTTATTCAAACATTTCAACACTTAAATGTTTAAAAACATTTCAGTTAGTTGATTGTAAGAGTATTGCAGTTATCGTATCAAATGTACTACTCCATTTTTACTATACTCATAACCATCCATTCCGCGTCCTCTCAATACCCACATATATACGCCATCTGGCATCAATTTGTTGCGTGACGTACCATCCCACCCAACTGTATGATCTGTGGTATAAAATACCTTCTGGCCCCAACGGTCGTATACTATAAACTCAAATTTCTTTATCTCATCATCAAGGTTTTTGTTGAATACTGATATCAAAATGGGTTTAAATACTTCATTCTTCAATGGCCCCCTATCATTAGGCGTGAATGCATTGGGAATCCATATACGTGAAGGAACAACTGCACAACCTATGTTAGAGATGCTCGTATCGCCAAAGACATCGTTTTCGAGAGCCATAATCCTATAACAATAATTTGTGGTTATCTCTTCGTGTACTTCTTTATCTATATAAGGAGTATCGAATGTATTAAGGGTTGCAAGGGTTTGCCATACTCCATTGAAGTCGAGTTGCACTTTGTATTCCTTTATTCCATTTGCCCAAAACTCATAAGGAGTCCACGCCAAATGCACATATTCATTTTCTACTCTGGCCTTTAACAAAATGGTTTTGCCTATATCGGTACTTGTTGGGCTATAGCTTCCACAATAGTCCTCCACACTTACTCGATAGGTATAAGATGTGTCCTTTACATCTACATTTACATCGGTAAAACTTGTTTGGTTATTAGCCACAATCCCATAACGGTTTATCCAGGTATTTCCTCCATCGATACTCCTGTCAAGAATATAGTTTTTGATAGCACTGTGAGCACTTCCATTCCAACTTGTATGGGTATATCTGTCATTTACTACCGTAGACCTTGTGATACCTACAGCCGTATCGGGGCTGCTATATGGAGGGTGGTTCATACTCTTGTTACTTAAAGATTGGTATAACCCATTTCGGCTATACGCCAATACCACATACTGATAGTCAGAATCGCAAAGAAGTGAGTCGACTATTGAAGTATCAGTAGCTTGCATTGTTTTAAATAAGTTTAGTGTGCCGAAAGTACCGAAAAGTCCTGTATTCCTATATACCTCATACTTCGCTATTCCATTTACGCCCCAACCTATATAAGGAGTCCATGATACCAAATTTGTCATAGGAGCATAGGTAGATGCTTTTAGCAACATGGTGGTATGCACCACACTGGGCAATGATGTATACTTACAAGTATCGGTTGTTGTTATAAAGTAACTATAGGTTTGACTATTTACCAAGTTTGCACCACCATCATTAAATGTAGTATCAGTAGTATTTGAGCTACTATATACATTCAGAGGGTTGGGGTCTAACCTATATAACTTGTTGTCATCAAAACTAGAATCGGTATTTATATCCCAAAATGCAATTATTTGCTCAAAACCAGAAGTTGTATCTACTGTCACATAAGTAAGTTGTGTAACAACGGGCGGAATAGAATCATCTACAAATATGAAATTATTTTTGGTTATGGTGTCTTTGCACCCATTAGAATTGGTAATATAGAATGCTACTGTTTTAAAACCTGCCGTTGCATAAATATGGGCCGCGGGAAACTGATTGGTGTCGGTTGTGGCATCTCCAAAATCCCATAACCAGTTTGTTAAGGCTACGTCCGAAGTACTAACATCGGTGAAAGAAACATTATCCCCAAAACAGGTACTTGGTTTATTGCTTACAAAGTCAGCTACTGGTTTTATATAAACGGTGAATAAGTTAATAACTGTAGTTGAATCAACGCATCCTAATGAACTTGTTGCAATCAATTTCACCGAGTGTTTGCCAGGAGGCAATGATACAACGGGGTTTTGCACAGTAAAATCTATGGTGCCATCCAAATCTATATCCCACTGGTAATTATTTGCATACAAGGTTGAATCACCGAATAAGGATGCTGTAAATGGTTCACAGCCTGTGGGTATTGGTGTGTACATTTTAGGTTTCGGTTTGTCGTTCACTATAACACGGGTGGTTATGGTAATACTGTCTGGGCAATTATTCAAATTATTGGCCCATAGTTT from the Bacteroidota bacterium genome contains:
- the gmk gene encoding guanylate kinase, encoding MKKGGKLIIFSAPSGSGKTTIVKHLLNKFDGLAFSVSACTRQRRIGEIDGRDYYFLDIDLFKEKVHNSEFVEHEEVYPGSFYGTLKSEIDRLWDMGKHVLFDIDVEGGLNIKKQYGEKALSVFVKPASIEVLKERLYNRSTETALQLEVRLNKAVSELKYENEFDSVLVNADLKTAFEAAEALVSNFTGLKPKDQQNIESVA
- the ribH gene encoding 6,7-dimethyl-8-ribityllumazine synthase; amino-acid sequence: MTQAPSEDYKTLQVINADDILIGIVIAQWNAHITEKLLHGAIEVLDYYNIQFVQIQVPGSFELPLAAQKLAQRNDINAVICLGCVVQGDTKHFDYVCQASAQGILEVGLKYNKPVIFGLLTTNDEQQALDRAGGVLGNKGIEAAITAIKMIAIL
- the pdhA gene encoding pyruvate dehydrogenase (acetyl-transferring) E1 component subunit alpha → MVKESKYNKEQYTEWFNAMLLMRRFEEKSAQLYGQQKIKGFCHLYIGQEAVVAGTMSAIQKDDRIITAYRDHAHALGCGISANAVMAELYGKSTGCSKGKGGSMHLFSKEHNFFGGHGIVGGQIPLGAGMALADQYRGGKQITICYMGDGAVRQGALHETFNMAMLWKLPVIFVCENNGYAMGTSVERTTNMLEIYKIGLGYDMPSKLVNGMAVETVHEAIVDAAKHCRDGKGPVFLEIKTYRYKGHSMSDPAKYRTKEEVEGFKQQDPLEAVRAVLMSNKYLSEKEIEEIETRIEKEVSDSVEFAENSPYPDHADIYSDVYVENDYPFIIQ
- a CDS encoding tetratricopeptide repeat protein, which translates into the protein MEQNETTEFNQENVDASSKMHKKKFHWGNFFMNNKKGLTIGVSAIVLLLGCYLGYKYFIVEPGQEEANNKAYKAEDMMDFDDSLMYAMNGDAKMGITGLKEIADDYGYTKAGKRAALRIGKILLEQGKTDEAIEYLEKFDLGDKVAQTHALGNLGQAYSDKKEYEKAASYFQKAADHAKLINISARYQKLAGLAYEELKEYEKAADCYQKVQKEYFNSDQARDIEKYIERAKGLAKTKK
- the fmt gene encoding methionyl-tRNA formyltransferase — its product is MNIVFYGTPQFAVPSLKAIVKAGFKVKAVVTMPDKLAGRGMKPTPSAVKLAATELGIPVLQPEKMKSPEFMQQLKNINPDIQIVIAFRMMPEMVWNFPPKGTFNLHASMLPQYRGAAPINRAIMNGEISTGLSTFFLKHEIDTGNIIIQKEMPIYHDETFGKLHDRMMMEGADLVVQSVKLIEKGDLELQPQIETLELKHAPKIFKSDCEIKWSSNCEEIYNKIRGLSPFPAAYTTINGEPFKIYFANFEINKQHGLPGEIIIEKHLMKITCNNGFICPTEVQLAGKKRMAVMDYVNGLKGQSSMLAGS
- a CDS encoding MFS transporter: MNSILNVYTDLSENERRTFLLHTVYSLLDGLILGSFTLNEFVFQKNFHPDLFKISLLFQLGVLVLPFSIFFTQFYEKVVNKKRLLSRIGLFTRIPLLLFIFFPILPQDQLQSDWVQNVFLMVFLLFYFASPFTIPLINHLLKLNYSPDKLGKLYSYSWSINLFTQLVSSLLFGWLLDEVPTSFAYVYPVLGVLGLFSIYLISKIRNETEQKYYDDISLFESWGNTLDKSIKILTENKPFRDFQIGMMIYGVAFLMNLGVVAKFLNDEYDLNYSEVAGYKGIALVLAILTFPLFGLILDRKDPRKFGNMSFIICALFFVLMIGAYFFHQTIPMNSIRIFVFLALAYLAYGFFQSSMTILWGIGSSYFAPNDQVATYQAIHCSLTGIRGLLAPIIGTLLFSMFSFVGAFIASIILLLFAIYYHRKSMQKWRLPNNKPTQEPANIEL